Within Kineothrix sp. MB12-C1, the genomic segment TTCATAAATAACATCGATTTCTTTTTCTTTTGCCTTTTCATAGAAGGTCTCATTAGCAGGAAGAATGAAGTCTTCCGTACCACAGACCATATAGAGAGGTGGTAATTTCTCCGATTCTGCTGTTTCCAGCAGGTCTATTACTTCACCATGCTCTTTTTCTCCGTATATCGCACGCATATAGTTAAGCGGCATCTTATCCATATGAGCGCAGTTATCCACTGCTTTCATATTCAAAGCCCCCGAAAGGCTGGCTGCAGCCTGATATTTCTCAGGGAAAGTCATTGCAAAGCGGAACGCTCCGCCTCCGCCCATGGATAATCCCGCAATGAAAGTATCCTCTTTTTTTGTACTAAGCGGTAAAATTACGCTGAGGAATTCCGGTAACTCCTTCGAGATATAGGTCTGGTATTTCTCTCCGTATTCCATATCGAGATAAGCACTATTTTCCACCGTGGGCATGACCACCGCCAGACATTTCTCCTGTGCGTAATTCTCTATACGGGAATTTCTCGTCCAGCTGCCATAATCATCATAGCTTCCGTGGAGCAAATAGAGTGTCTGGTACTTCTTATCCGGTAAGAGGAATTGCTCCTCTTTATCAAATAGATAGTCGTCCGGCCCTGTCGTAGGAATAAAAACGAGTACATTAGTGCTTTTTCGCAGTGAATCCGAAAAAAAGTTCAATTGAATATGTGCCATATGCTTTTCCTCCCTACTCCGCTACCGCTTGTTTCGCCAACGGCAGCCACTCGATAGCTTTTCTAATATGTTCATCCCAATAATACCAATCGTGGATTCCCGGATGCTCTTCATAAGTTACGTCTACACCTATAAGCTCTAACTTCTTCCGTGCCGCTTTATTATTTTCATAAATAAAATCTTCCGTACCACAGCTTTGGAATACTCTTGGCATTGCATATCCCTGTTCCTTTTTCTTCCGATAAAGCGCCATAAGATCTGCATCAGAACCTGCTATTTCTTCCGGCTTTTCGAAAATTCCTTTCCAGAGAAACGGACCTTCTATCGCGCCCTCCTCGATACTTTCATACACTCCCACAATATCGATTGCCCCCGAAAGGCTGATGCAGGCACTGAATAATTCCGGGCTCTCAAAAGCAGTTTTCACAGCCCCATAGCCACCCATAGAAAGCCCTGCCACAAAGTTATTCTCTCTCCTTCGGCTGACCGGGAACATAGACTGCACAAATTCGGGTAATTCTTTTGTAATATAATCCAAATAATCAGAACCTCGATACATGTTCTGATAGAAACTGTTCGATGCCGATGGCATAACTACTACCAGACGATTCTCCGCTGCGTATCTTTCTATACTGGTCCATCTAAGCCAGTCGGAATAATCTCCGTATGCCCCATGCAGAAGATAAAGCACCTGATACTTTGCCCCCGGATAGAAATAAGAATCTTCCTTCTTATTTAACACTTCATCAGAATTAGGCGTAGGAATCACTACGTTAATATCCGTTCCGAAGCACAGTGACTTCGAGAAAAAATTACATTGCAATAATGCCATATGATAGCCTCCTTTTATTTATCTATAGTTCCCTTCGGAATTCTCCGATCGTTTTATTCGTATACCGTTTGAATACCTTACAAAAATAGGTATCGTTGCTATATCCGCAGCGCTCAGCAATTTCCTTTATTGTCAGGGATGTTTCTAATGACAGGCGTTTTGCCTCTTCCATGCGAACTTTTGTTAAGTATTCGATAAAACTAACTCCCAGCTCCTGCTTTATCAAACGGCTTAAGTAAAATGAACTTAGCTTAATATGCTCCGCCACTATATTCAGAGAAAGGTCCATGGCAAAAGATTTGTTAATGTAAGAGACCGCCCGTTCCACATATATACTTCTTTTCTCTTCCTGCCCTGTCCCTGCAGAATATTCAGTAATCTCTTTGTTTTTGATGGACTTTAGCATTCTCAAACTTTCTTCATAGGATTTCCCCATCTCCGAAAAAGAGTCGTACACTGCCCCAACTCCCATGCCGAAATCTGTATTCATTTTTTCTTCTATATTGTATAACAGAAGCTTCGTTACATCTGAAATCCAACTGTCCTTCTCCTCCTTAATGATATGTCCCGGAAGGAAAAGAAAGATAATAATACTACTCTCTGTTATAGAAACAAGATAATCACAAAGTGTATCCAGTGTCTGTCTCACTGCCGTTCTTATATCTTTTTTGTTTAACAACTTATTTCCATAATGAATAAGCGTCACGATACAGCCGGAATGGAACTTTATACCATTCACCTGACAAAGCATCTCAAACTCCTCTATTTCAGCCTTATCAGTTGCCAAAGAAAGTAATATTTCACTTTCCAACACAGGGGATACTTCATGAAGAAGATTTCTTATATTAGACTTCTCTTCATTCTCATTCGCAGTCTTTCTTATATCGTCACATAGTTTACGAATGGTACGAATACTCTCCTCTTGCTTTTCCGGCTTTAAAAGATATCCATCCACCTTCATATCCAACGCTTTCTTCACGTAATTGAATTCCCCATAGGCAGTATGTATAATGAATCTTGTCCTAACTCCCTTATTATGAAGTATTTCAATCGCTTCGATTCCCGTGAAGCCGGGCATATTAATATCCACAATTGCAATATCCGGCTGCTCTTTCTCAACCAGCTTCACAAGCTCCATTCCATCCGTTGCCGATGCAACAACTTCAATATCAGGAAACTCCTTTTTTATGAATAATTCCAGACTTTTTCTCGCGATGTTCTCATCATCGGCTATTATCATCGTAAGCATTCTTCTCTTCCTCTCCAAATGGCAGCAAAATACGAACTAGTGTCTGCTGCTGATTGCTGATGATCTGAATCTCCACTTCCTCTTCATAAAAATATTGAAGGCGCCTGTAAATATTGCTCAGTCCAATATGTTCCGATTGTGTAGCATAGTCTTCCAAGGACAACATAATTTCCTGTATTTTCTCCGGACTCATTCCCACTCCGTTATCTTCCACTTCCACGACGAGAAACTCCTCCCTTTTATAAACCCTTACTCTTATTTCTCCTCCTGTAATTTTCATGGCAAGTCCATGTTTAATGGAGTTTTCTACTAAGGGTTGCAGAATCATAAAAGGCATAGGGAAGTCTTCACATGCTTCTTCGATATCGAAATAATAAGAATATCTCTCTTCAAACCTACTTTTTTGAATGCAGACATAATTCTTCAAATTATCAATTTCCTGAGAAAGCGTCACCGATTTGGAGAGATTGTCCAAGTTATATCTCAAATAGGCGGCTGTGATTTCCATTAGTTCCGCCGAGCGATCCGCATTCTCTATCTTAGCCAGCGAGGATATCATATTTAACGTGTTAAATAAAAAGTGAGGATTAATTCTCGATTGGAGCAAAGTTAATTGACTCTTCTGCAATTCTCCATAGATCCTAAGCTTCTCTATCTCTACTTCTGCCAGCCTCTCTTTAATGCTCGCATTCTCTTCTATCTTCCGTAACTGCGCTTGAATGACATCTATCATGTGATTAAACGCTTTACCGAAATCCTCGAACTCATCCTTACTGTCCATCTCCACATGACTTTCTTCATATACATCATCCTCAATCTTTTTCACCACTGCCGTTAGCTTTTTAATAGAATGAGTAATTCCTTTAATAATTCTAATGCAATATAAAAAGCAAAGCATGCCTCCCAGGATGAGCAGTGTAATCTGCATCACTTCCAGCCACTGTTGCCACTCTTGAATCTCTTTCTGTGTCTTCTTCACCGATATTAATTGATGAGCATAAGCGCTTTGAAAACTGAGATTCATGAATCCCAGCGTCTTCTGCGTCTCTCCATATAGTTGCTCCAACTCCCTATATTCCGTCGCTTCCTTCTGGGGGCTTTCGACATAAGCCTTCAATCTGCTCATCAGACTATCTGTCTGTTCAATATAAGTCTCCGCCGTATGAATCGTATCTATAATCTCTCTTGCATATTCTCGATTCAAATAATCATTGTTTTTCTCAATGGTAGACTCTGCTGCCTTACATTCCTCTATATATTCTTCGTAATTATTTGTTCTCAAGTAAAGGTAACTGCTGTTCACGGAACTGTTAATCGTCTCAATATTCACATATAGCTCGTTGAGCACAAGGAGCCTATCCGTCGTATTCTTATATTTCATAGAAACAGAATAATTGCTCATAAAAGAAATAACGAGCAATACAACTGCAATTACACCGAGGAGCAGATAGCCAAGACTATACTTTCCCGTTACCGAATTCCGAAATTTCGAGAATCTTACTGCCAAAGATTTATTCTTCATTCTCATCCTCCAAATCTTCCTTCGAATACCAATAGATTGGAGTAAAGATATTGTTCTGTGTATAGCTTCCTGTCTCTTCGTAATGTATGACCTCTTGTACGGAACGGTAACCCATCTGATAATTTCCCTGTACCATCGTTCCATCCAAAATGCCATTCCTAATTCCAGCTTCTGTGAATATGGAAGAATCAAAGGTTAGTATATGACGGTAATCCTCCAATGGCTCTGTAAAAACAACACCGAAGGTCTGTCCTGCCGTCCCTTCAATACATACAAGAGTATCTACTTCCGGGTTTTCTTCCAGAATTTCATTATATATTTTCACTACAGTCAGAGCATCGTAATAATCATAATCCAAACGAACGATTTCTATACCGGAATATTGATCTGTAACCTCCAGCAGACCTTCATATCGCTGCTCCAGATTCCAATAATTCTCATCTCCTGACATAACAGCTACCTTCGCCTGCCCTCCGGTAATCTTCACAAGCTCTTCTCCCATTCTGATTCCGGCTTCTCTATTATTCGTTCCGATATAGAGATGTTCCGGGAATTCCCGTATATCAGTGTCCACCAATACTACTTGAATTCCCGCATCAATCGCTTTCTTCAAAGCATTGCTGTAGTTATTATTATCGATTCCCTGTACAATAATGGCATCTACCTTCGCAGCCACCTGGCGTTCGATCAACTCTACCATCTGATCCACATGATAATTGAGCTGGGGAACATAAATTTGAATATCCACCTTATCTTTATTATCTTCTTCCGCCTTTAAGTACCCTTCCTCTACTAGCGACCAATATCCATCGTCCTTATGAGGTAAGATTGCGGAGATTCTAATAGTATTAATATAATCTTTTTCATCCTCTCCCATATGCAATCCATACCTGTAGAAAGCAATAATAATGACACTCAGAAGGATTGCAGCTATTAACATACTTGCAGCTATCCAATTTTTTCTCATAGGTAAAGCCTCCCACTAAGTGGTATTTTGTCGCAAAGCGACCGTGCTCGGTGCAGACGGCGAATTAATCGCCGTCTATATATAACTATAAAGGATAAAATACGGCTGTTACAACTATTAATTTTTGTCGGAATATTTCCGTACATCCAACGCTACCGCTACAATGATAATAAGGCCTTTTACTGCAAATTGCCAATAAGAGCTAAGTCCGATGAAGGTCAATCCATAATTAATAATATTAAAAATCAATACACCGAGAATCACCCCGGGAACTCTTCCTACACCACCCCCTGCGGAGCATCCTCCTACAATACAAGAAGCAATCGCATCTAATTCATATCCAAGTCCATAACTGCTTGTGGCACTTCCTGTTCTGGCGGCCTCCAGGCATCCGGCCAGGCCATATAAGGCTCCTGCAACGGTAAATGTAACCATTAATGTCTTGAATACGTTGATTCCTGATACTTTCGCCGCATCAGGGTTACCGCCTACCGCAAAAATCTGCTTTCCAAGACATGTCTTTGTTTGGAAGATCCATATGATAACTGCCACTCCTAAGGAAATAATAATTAAGTACGGAATTCCGAATAAGGAACCCGTCCCCAGTTTACTAAAGCCTTCGGTGTAACCGCCAAGTGGTTGAGAATTGTTGGGGGCCTTATTAAAATATAGACAGTTAACGCCATAGGCTATCATTTGTGTTCCAAGCGTTGCCAAAAAGGCCGGCACCCGCAGCTTCGAAACTGTGAATCCACTTATCATCCCGAACAATGCACCGATAGCAATACCGGAAAAAATAGGAACGATAATAGGAAGCTCACCGATTCCGGGCCAAAATTTATTATAGTATGTAGCTTGTTGTGCGAAAGACCCTGCAAACACTGCTGCCAGGCCAACTACACGGCCTCCCGAAAGATCCGCGGAACCGCACACGATAATGAACATACATCCGAGCGCCACTAAAATTCGTGTGGAACTTTGCATAAAAATATCTCTCAGCACCCTAAATGACAGGAACTTAGGAGAAATTACCGCTATTACAATGATCATTATTATCATAATTATGTAAAGAGCATAGTTCGTTAAAAACTTCTTAAGGTTAAATTGCTTTGCTATCATAATTTTCTTCTCCTTTGCCGGCTTCATAGGTACTGGCAAGATACATAATCCTTTCGTCAGAAATCTCATCCTGCTCCAATATTCCGGATAAATGGCCTTCACACATTACCAGAATTCTGTCCGCCATTCCCATAAGCTCCGGCATCTCAGAACTAATCATAATAACACATTTTCCTGCCTTTGCTATTTCTTCCATCAGACAGTAGATTTCATATTTGGCTCCTACATCAATCCCTCTCGTAGGCTCATCCAATATTAAGATATTCGGTTCTATTAACATCCATCTGCCGAGCAGCGCCTTTTGCTGATTGCCGCCGGATAAGTGCATAATCTGCTGTTTGAGAGTCGGAGTTTTAATCGATAAGGAATCTACGTATTTTAAAGCATCTTCCCTTCTCTTCTTCTCATTTAAGAATAACCCTTTCCTATACTTCTTGGGATACGCATTCTGATTGGATACTACAATATTCTCCATAACAGAAAGCATAGGAATAATACCGGTAGCACGCCGCTCCTCTGTCAAAAGGGCCATTCCATGTTTAATAGCTTGCCTAGGAGATTTAATACTCACTTCTTTCCCATCGATGAATATTTTCCCACCGGATATAGGGCGCAGACCAAAAATAGATTCCATCAATTCTGTTCTTTGTGCTCCCACTAATCCGCCTACTCCCAGAATCTCTCCTCTTTTTAAGCTGAAGCTTATATCCTTGAAAGAATGTTCACTGGCGGCAGTGAGATTTTGTACTCTAAGATATTCCTGCCCGGGTACATGTGTCTTCTCCGGGAATCTTTGCGTCATTTCCCTTCCCACCATACGATTCACTATTGTATCCATCGTGAGTTCTGCAGCCGGCCAGCATCCCACAAGCTGGCCGTCTCTCATAATCGTTACTTCATCGGAAATCTCTAAGATCTCTTCGATTTTGTGCGATATGTAAATAATAGCTACCTTCTTTTCCAGAAGTGAACGGATAATCTTAAACAAGAGCTCCGCCTCCGTCTCCGTTAGAGAAGAAGTGGGTTCATCCATGATAATAACCTTAGCATTATAAGAAACTGCTCTGGCAATCTCAAGAAGCTGGCAATGCGATACCGATAATTCTCCTACCATCGCTTTCGGATTAATATCAATTCCTAATTCTTCGAAAAGCGCTTTTGTATCGTTGTACATTCTTTTTTCATCCACCCAATGGATACCCGCTATTTTCTTATAGGGAATTCTCCCCACCCATATATTTTCCATAACATTTCTTGTCTTGATGGGGTGTAACTCCTGATGAATCATAGCAATTCCACAATCCATGGCGTTTCTGGCGTTTTCAAAATGCACCTCTTTGCCTTCCACATAGATACTTCCTTCATCCGGATGATACAGGCCGAAAGCACACTTCATTAAAGTGGATTTACCGGCACCATTCTCTCCCATCAACGCATGAACCGTACCCGGCTTAACATCTAAGCTTACTTTATCGAGTGCCTTTACACCGGGAAATCTCTTTGATATATTTTCCATCTTCAGAACAAGCTGAGAGCCTTGCATACCTGTCCTCCCATTCTGCTTTTACAAGCGGTTCATTTATTCTATTACAGTATCATTAATATCGTAGTTTGCTTCGTCCACGTTATCTTTCGTAATCGCCTTGTAATCGATCCATACGCGGCGTCCTTCTACTGTAACTCCGTCAAGACCCATAGACTCTGTTGTTACTTCTTTTCCTTCACTCGTTAATTTCATTACTTTATAAGTTGCTTTGGCAAGTGTAATCGGATTATTTAATGCAGTTACTAATAAAGTTCCTTCTCTAACAGCGTCGCAGCCTACTGCCGTTGCATCTACGCCTGCAACCAACACTTTCTTGCCATCTTCACCGAAAAATCCACCGGCCTTCAGCGCTTCAATTCCACCTAACGCCATATCGTCATTGCAAGCTATAATAGCATCAATATCATCGCTATAGTTAGCGAGTAAGGCCGCTACCGCTTCTTGTGCCTTCGCTCTGGAATATTCACATACAAGATCTCCGCCAATTTGATTCACTTCAATTCCTGAGTCCACAATTTTCTGTACGGAGTATTGAGAGCGAACCGTTGTGTCATAATGACCCTGGATACCTAAGAGCATAATATAATCTAATTTACCATTACCATTCCTATCCGCATCCGGATTAGCTTTCCAATATTCTACAATTGCTTCACCCATAATATCGCCGGATTGTGTCGCAACAGAAGATACGCTGTATAGCTTCTCATTCTTCTCAAAGTTCTCGTCGGAAGGGCTATCTGTATTAGCAAAGATTCCATAAGTTCCTTGTTCAAGGATCTGATTACAGATATCATCAATTGCTCCTGTGTTAATATTATTTAATATCAGATAATCTACATCCTTAGAGAACATATTGTTCATATTATTTGTCTGTGTTGCCGTATCATTCTGGCTATCCGCATCTTCCACTGCAATTGCTCCGTCCGCAGCAGCAATATTTAATAATGACTGTCTCGCATTGGAAATAAAAGTATCCGCGAAGTTATACCAGCACGCTCCGGCCAATGGAATATCTACAGCAGCGGTCTCTTCTTCTGCTTCCACCGTAGCTTCGGCCTGTGATGATGCATCCGAAGCTGCTGTATCTCCCGTGTTGGCAACAGCACTGCTGCCGCCTGCGCCGCTTCCGCACCCTGCTAGCAAAGATGCTGCCATTGTTACACTCATAAGTACACTTACCAATCTCTTTTTCATTTTTCCTCATTTCTGCAAGGTACACCTTGCCTTCTTGCGAAGATTAAATTTTCCATAGATTGAGTGTAGCAAATAATGTTTACTGGGAAAATTCAAGATAATTGCGAAAGAATTGCAAATATTTGCTTTTTAAAATTATAGGTTTTCTTTTTTTGCGAAAGTTAAGATTTCTTGTTGTTTTGCGAGCAATTACATTGCTCATAGCAAAAAATAAGAAGCTGATTTCAATAAAAATCAGCTTCCATAAAGAACAAATTATATTAAAATTGATCGCTTACTAATAACGCATCAAATACCGTGTATCCTCCTGCAGAAGC encodes:
- a CDS encoding sensor histidine kinase, which encodes MKNKSLAVRFSKFRNSVTGKYSLGYLLLGVIAVVLLVISFMSNYSVSMKYKNTTDRLLVLNELYVNIETINSSVNSSYLYLRTNNYEEYIEECKAAESTIEKNNDYLNREYAREIIDTIHTAETYIEQTDSLMSRLKAYVESPQKEATEYRELEQLYGETQKTLGFMNLSFQSAYAHQLISVKKTQKEIQEWQQWLEVMQITLLILGGMLCFLYCIRIIKGITHSIKKLTAVVKKIEDDVYEESHVEMDSKDEFEDFGKAFNHMIDVIQAQLRKIEENASIKERLAEVEIEKLRIYGELQKSQLTLLQSRINPHFLFNTLNMISSLAKIENADRSAELMEITAAYLRYNLDNLSKSVTLSQEIDNLKNYVCIQKSRFEERYSYYFDIEEACEDFPMPFMILQPLVENSIKHGLAMKITGGEIRVRVYKREEFLVVEVEDNGVGMSPEKIQEIMLSLEDYATQSEHIGLSNIYRRLQYFYEEEVEIQIISNQQQTLVRILLPFGEEEKNAYDDNSR
- a CDS encoding sugar ABC transporter ATP-binding protein — its product is MQGSQLVLKMENISKRFPGVKALDKVSLDVKPGTVHALMGENGAGKSTLMKCAFGLYHPDEGSIYVEGKEVHFENARNAMDCGIAMIHQELHPIKTRNVMENIWVGRIPYKKIAGIHWVDEKRMYNDTKALFEELGIDINPKAMVGELSVSHCQLLEIARAVSYNAKVIIMDEPTSSLTETEAELLFKIIRSLLEKKVAIIYISHKIEEILEISDEVTIMRDGQLVGCWPAAELTMDTIVNRMVGREMTQRFPEKTHVPGQEYLRVQNLTAASEHSFKDISFSLKRGEILGVGGLVGAQRTELMESIFGLRPISGGKIFIDGKEVSIKSPRQAIKHGMALLTEERRATGIIPMLSVMENIVVSNQNAYPKKYRKGLFLNEKKRREDALKYVDSLSIKTPTLKQQIMHLSGGNQQKALLGRWMLIEPNILILDEPTRGIDVGAKYEIYCLMEEIAKAGKCVIMISSEMPELMGMADRILVMCEGHLSGILEQDEISDERIMYLASTYEAGKGEENYDSKAI
- a CDS encoding alpha/beta hydrolase, producing MAHIQLNFFSDSLRKSTNVLVFIPTTGPDDYLFDKEEQFLLPDKKYQTLYLLHGSYDDYGSWTRNSRIENYAQEKCLAVVMPTVENSAYLDMEYGEKYQTYISKELPEFLSVILPLSTKKEDTFIAGLSMGGGGAFRFAMTFPEKYQAAASLSGALNMKAVDNCAHMDKMPLNYMRAIYGEKEHGEVIDLLETAESEKLPPLYMVCGTEDFILPANETFYEKAKEKEIDVIYEKYSGSHSWEFWDMYIRNVLDWMPLACKMV
- a CDS encoding alpha/beta hydrolase, which produces MALLQCNFFSKSLCFGTDINVVIPTPNSDEVLNKKEDSYFYPGAKYQVLYLLHGAYGDYSDWLRWTSIERYAAENRLVVVMPSASNSFYQNMYRGSDYLDYITKELPEFVQSMFPVSRRRENNFVAGLSMGGYGAVKTAFESPELFSACISLSGAIDIVGVYESIEEGAIEGPFLWKGIFEKPEEIAGSDADLMALYRKKKEQGYAMPRVFQSCGTEDFIYENNKAARKKLELIGVDVTYEEHPGIHDWYYWDEHIRKAIEWLPLAKQAVAE
- a CDS encoding galactose ABC transporter substrate-binding protein: MKKRLVSVLMSVTMAASLLAGCGSGAGGSSAVANTGDTAASDASSQAEATVEAEEETAAVDIPLAGACWYNFADTFISNARQSLLNIAAADGAIAVEDADSQNDTATQTNNMNNMFSKDVDYLILNNINTGAIDDICNQILEQGTYGIFANTDSPSDENFEKNEKLYSVSSVATQSGDIMGEAIVEYWKANPDADRNGNGKLDYIMLLGIQGHYDTTVRSQYSVQKIVDSGIEVNQIGGDLVCEYSRAKAQEAVAALLANYSDDIDAIIACNDDMALGGIEALKAGGFFGEDGKKVLVAGVDATAVGCDAVREGTLLVTALNNPITLAKATYKVMKLTSEGKEVTTESMGLDGVTVEGRRVWIDYKAITKDNVDEANYDINDTVIE
- a CDS encoding galactose/methyl galactoside ABC transporter permease MglC, yielding MIAKQFNLKKFLTNYALYIIMIIMIIVIAVISPKFLSFRVLRDIFMQSSTRILVALGCMFIIVCGSADLSGGRVVGLAAVFAGSFAQQATYYNKFWPGIGELPIIVPIFSGIAIGALFGMISGFTVSKLRVPAFLATLGTQMIAYGVNCLYFNKAPNNSQPLGGYTEGFSKLGTGSLFGIPYLIIISLGVAVIIWIFQTKTCLGKQIFAVGGNPDAAKVSGINVFKTLMVTFTVAGALYGLAGCLEAARTGSATSSYGLGYELDAIASCIVGGCSAGGGVGRVPGVILGVLIFNIINYGLTFIGLSSYWQFAVKGLIIIVAVALDVRKYSDKN
- a CDS encoding sugar ABC transporter substrate-binding protein, translating into MRKNWIAASMLIAAILLSVIIIAFYRYGLHMGEDEKDYINTIRISAILPHKDDGYWSLVEEGYLKAEEDNKDKVDIQIYVPQLNYHVDQMVELIERQVAAKVDAIIVQGIDNNNYSNALKKAIDAGIQVVLVDTDIREFPEHLYIGTNNREAGIRMGEELVKITGGQAKVAVMSGDENYWNLEQRYEGLLEVTDQYSGIEIVRLDYDYYDALTVVKIYNEILEENPEVDTLVCIEGTAGQTFGVVFTEPLEDYRHILTFDSSIFTEAGIRNGILDGTMVQGNYQMGYRSVQEVIHYEETGSYTQNNIFTPIYWYSKEDLEDENEE
- a CDS encoding response regulator, whose product is MLTMIIADDENIARKSLELFIKKEFPDIEVVASATDGMELVKLVEKEQPDIAIVDINMPGFTGIEAIEILHNKGVRTRFIIHTAYGEFNYVKKALDMKVDGYLLKPEKQEESIRTIRKLCDDIRKTANENEEKSNIRNLLHEVSPVLESEILLSLATDKAEIEEFEMLCQVNGIKFHSGCIVTLIHYGNKLLNKKDIRTAVRQTLDTLCDYLVSITESSIIIFLFLPGHIIKEEKDSWISDVTKLLLYNIEEKMNTDFGMGVGAVYDSFSEMGKSYEESLRMLKSIKNKEITEYSAGTGQEEKRSIYVERAVSYINKSFAMDLSLNIVAEHIKLSSFYLSRLIKQELGVSFIEYLTKVRMEEAKRLSLETSLTIKEIAERCGYSNDTYFCKVFKRYTNKTIGEFRREL